Proteins encoded within one genomic window of Ideonella dechloratans:
- the nadA gene encoding quinolinate synthase NadA, whose translation MSEVQFDYTRQDASGASCTAHAWAKVPAPLTPAQRDDLKQRAAALLKARNAVLVAHYYVDGDLQDLALETGGCVADSLEMARFGRDHAAQTLVVAGVRFMGESAKILSPGKTVLMPDLDATCSLDLGCPPEDFAAFCDAHPDRQVVVYANTSAAVKARADWMVTSSCALAIVRHLKEQGQKILWAPDRHLGRYIQEETGADMLLWNGACIVHDEFKGVELELLKAQHPEAMVLVHPESPRSVVQLADVVGSTSQMLNAVIHGSAKEYIVATDNLIMHRMRQLAPGKVLIEAPTAGNSATCKSCAHCPWMAMNGLQGVVDCLERGVGEIHVDAATGEQAVHCITRMLDFVAAHPSALAPKVQGMVRGIGAA comes from the coding sequence ATGAGCGAAGTTCAGTTCGACTACACCCGCCAGGACGCCAGTGGCGCCAGCTGCACCGCCCACGCCTGGGCCAAGGTGCCCGCCCCGCTGACGCCCGCGCAGCGGGACGACCTCAAGCAGCGCGCCGCCGCCCTGCTGAAGGCCCGCAACGCGGTGCTGGTGGCCCACTACTACGTGGATGGCGACCTGCAGGACCTGGCCCTGGAAACCGGTGGCTGCGTGGCCGACTCGCTGGAGATGGCCCGTTTCGGCCGCGACCATGCCGCCCAGACCCTGGTGGTGGCTGGCGTGCGCTTCATGGGCGAATCGGCCAAGATTCTCTCGCCCGGCAAGACGGTGCTGATGCCCGACCTGGACGCCACCTGCTCGCTGGACCTGGGCTGCCCGCCCGAGGACTTCGCCGCCTTCTGCGACGCCCACCCCGACCGCCAGGTCGTGGTCTATGCCAACACCAGCGCCGCGGTGAAGGCCCGCGCCGACTGGATGGTGACCAGCTCCTGCGCGCTGGCCATCGTGCGCCACCTGAAGGAACAGGGCCAGAAGATCCTCTGGGCCCCGGACCGCCACCTGGGCCGCTACATCCAGGAAGAGACCGGTGCCGACATGCTGCTGTGGAACGGCGCCTGCATCGTGCACGACGAGTTCAAGGGCGTGGAGCTGGAGCTGCTCAAGGCCCAGCACCCCGAGGCCATGGTGCTGGTGCACCCCGAATCCCCGCGCAGCGTGGTGCAGCTGGCCGATGTGGTGGGCTCCACCTCGCAAATGCTCAATGCGGTGATCCACGGCAGCGCCAAGGAATACATCGTTGCCACCGACAATCTGATCATGCACCGCATGCGCCAGCTGGCGCCGGGCAAGGTGCTGATCGAGGCCCCCACCGCCGGCAACAGCGCCACCTGCAAAAGCTGCGCGCACTGCCCCTGGATGGCCATGAACGGCCTGCAAGGCGTGGTGGACTGCCTGGAGCGCGGCGTGGGCGAGATCCATGTCGATGCCGCCACCGGCGAGCAGGCGGTGCATTGCATCACCCGCATGCTGGACTTCGTCGCCGCCCACCCCTCGGCCCTGGCGCCCAAGGTGCAGGGCATGGTCCGCGGCATCGGTGCCGCCTGA
- the nadC gene encoding carboxylating nicotinate-nucleotide diphosphorylase, whose product MYDHDETLDEARARNVRDALFEDIGRADWTGLLVPAGRRVAARVTVREDAVLCGRDWFEACLHALDPAATVQWHYAEGDRMRADTPVCEIQADARALLSAERPALNFLQLLSGTASITRRHVDAIEGASPNPRGCAVLDTRKTLPGLRQAQKYAVRVGGGQNQRLALWHGILIKENHIAAAGGIPQVLQAATELNAGVEIQIEVESLAQLREALAHGATSVLLDNFSLDMMREAVALTAGRALLEASGGVTLDGLRAIAATGVDRISIGKLTKDVLATDYSMRVLDRLG is encoded by the coding sequence ATGTACGACCACGACGAAACCCTGGACGAGGCGCGTGCGCGCAATGTGCGTGACGCGCTGTTCGAAGACATCGGCCGCGCCGACTGGACGGGCCTGCTGGTGCCGGCTGGCCGCCGGGTGGCCGCCCGCGTCACCGTGCGCGAAGACGCCGTGCTCTGCGGCCGCGACTGGTTCGAGGCCTGCCTGCACGCCCTGGACCCGGCTGCCACGGTGCAGTGGCACTACGCCGAAGGGGATCGCATGCGGGCCGACACGCCGGTGTGCGAGATCCAGGCCGACGCCCGCGCCCTGCTCTCCGCCGAGCGGCCGGCGCTGAACTTCCTGCAGCTGCTCTCGGGCACCGCCAGCATCACCCGCCGGCATGTGGATGCGATCGAGGGCGCCTCGCCCAACCCGCGCGGCTGCGCCGTGCTGGACACCCGCAAGACCCTGCCCGGCCTGCGCCAGGCGCAGAAGTACGCGGTGCGGGTGGGCGGCGGCCAGAACCAGCGCCTGGCGCTGTGGCACGGCATCCTGATCAAGGAAAACCACATCGCCGCGGCGGGTGGCATCCCGCAGGTGCTCCAGGCCGCCACCGAGCTGAACGCCGGGGTGGAGATCCAGATCGAGGTGGAAAGCCTGGCCCAGCTGCGGGAGGCGCTGGCCCATGGCGCCACCAGCGTGCTGCTGGACAACTTCAGCCTGGACATGATGCGCGAAGCCGTGGCCCTGACCGCCGGCCGCGCCCTGCTGGAAGCCTCCGGCGGCGTCACCCTGGACGGCCTGCGCGCCATTGCCGCCACCGGGGTGGACCGCATCTCCATCGGCAAGCTGACCAAGGACGTGCTGGCCACCGACTACTCCATGCGGGTGCTGGACCGGCTGGGCTGA
- a CDS encoding late competence development ComFB family protein, with translation MDISSIHNWYEKAVFATVMRQAQDFPHLLDNEDALADIACVALNRLPPRYIRHDVDLAFFQTERERTESERAVEEAVEFAIGFVQARNAMRARC, from the coding sequence ATGGACATCAGCTCGATCCACAACTGGTACGAAAAGGCCGTCTTCGCGACGGTGATGCGTCAGGCGCAGGACTTCCCGCACCTGCTGGACAACGAGGACGCCCTGGCCGACATCGCCTGCGTGGCGCTGAACCGCCTGCCGCCCCGCTACATCCGGCACGATGTGGACCTGGCCTTCTTCCAGACCGAACGGGAGCGCACCGAATCCGAACGGGCGGTGGAGGAAGCCGTCGAGTTCGCGATCGGCTTCGTCCAGGCCCGCAACGCGATGCGCGCGCGCTGCTGA
- the nadB gene encoding L-aspartate oxidase, with protein MSEPSLSTGAPVSSSSRSGGDDALPVVIIGAGLGGLTVALNLAEQGQKVVVLAKRDLGEAATAWAQGGIVGVLGSDDSVESHVRDTQEAGAGLVDEHTARYIAQNSAQAIEWLVAQGVPFSPDPSGPLGLHLTREGGHAVRRIAHAADATGKAIHEALLARARAHPNVELRARWMAVDLITNRHVKKSDGRPQCHGVYALDIDSGRVETLPARAVVLATGGVGKVYRYTSNPETSTGDGIAMAWRAGCRVANMEFIQFHPTCLYHPQERSFLITEALRGEGGLLRLPGVKLEGDSDDSPWGSRFMPEHDARGELAPRDIVARAIDFEMKKHGLDHVWLDATHLGEAFLKEHFPTIHARCLELGIDIARQPIPVVPAAHYTCGGVVTDLSGRSDLPGLYAVGEATYTGLHGANRLASNSLLECVVLGHSCVDAILQAPVPQPPKLPAWDESLVENADEQVVIAHNWDELRLLMWNYVGIVRTTRRLERALHRIKLLKDEIDDYYANFRVNRDLLELRNLVVCAELIVRSALMRHESRGLHYSRDFPHTLPVSFPTVLTRKAKSR; from the coding sequence ATGTCTGAACCGTCGCTGTCCACGGGCGCACCCGTGTCGTCCTCCTCTCGTTCCGGTGGGGACGATGCCTTGCCGGTGGTCATCATCGGGGCCGGTCTGGGGGGGTTGACCGTGGCCCTGAACCTGGCCGAACAGGGCCAGAAGGTGGTGGTGCTGGCCAAGCGCGATCTGGGCGAGGCGGCCACCGCCTGGGCCCAGGGCGGCATCGTCGGTGTGCTGGGCTCGGACGACAGCGTGGAATCCCATGTGCGCGACACCCAGGAGGCCGGTGCCGGCCTGGTGGACGAGCACACCGCCCGTTACATCGCCCAGAACAGCGCCCAGGCCATCGAATGGCTGGTGGCCCAGGGCGTGCCGTTCTCGCCCGACCCGAGTGGCCCGCTGGGTCTGCACCTGACCCGCGAGGGCGGCCATGCCGTGCGTCGCATCGCCCATGCGGCCGATGCAACGGGCAAGGCCATCCACGAGGCCCTGCTGGCCCGGGCTCGCGCCCATCCGAACGTGGAGCTGCGGGCGCGCTGGATGGCGGTGGACCTGATCACCAACCGCCACGTCAAGAAGTCCGATGGCCGTCCGCAGTGCCACGGCGTGTATGCGCTGGACATCGACAGCGGCCGGGTGGAGACCCTGCCGGCCCGTGCCGTGGTGCTGGCCACCGGCGGCGTGGGCAAGGTCTATCGCTACACCAGCAACCCCGAGACCTCGACCGGCGATGGCATCGCCATGGCTTGGCGAGCCGGCTGCCGGGTGGCCAACATGGAGTTCATCCAGTTCCACCCGACCTGCCTGTACCACCCGCAGGAGCGCAGCTTCCTGATCACCGAGGCGCTGCGCGGCGAGGGCGGCCTGCTGCGCCTGCCGGGGGTCAAGCTGGAAGGCGACAGCGACGATTCGCCCTGGGGCAGCCGCTTCATGCCCGAGCACGATGCCCGGGGCGAGCTGGCCCCGCGCGACATCGTGGCCCGGGCCATCGACTTCGAGATGAAGAAGCACGGCCTGGACCATGTGTGGCTGGACGCCACCCACCTGGGCGAGGCCTTCCTGAAGGAGCACTTCCCGACCATCCACGCCCGCTGCCTGGAACTGGGCATCGACATCGCGCGCCAGCCGATTCCGGTGGTGCCGGCGGCCCACTACACCTGCGGCGGCGTGGTGACCGACCTGTCCGGCCGCAGCGACCTGCCGGGGCTGTACGCGGTGGGCGAGGCCACCTACACCGGCCTGCACGGCGCCAACCGCCTGGCCAGCAACTCGCTGCTGGAATGCGTGGTGCTGGGCCACAGCTGCGTGGACGCCATCCTGCAGGCGCCGGTGCCGCAGCCGCCCAAGCTGCCGGCCTGGGACGAGAGCCTGGTGGAGAACGCCGACGAGCAGGTGGTGATCGCCCACAACTGGGACGAGCTGCGCCTCCTGATGTGGAACTACGTCGGCATCGTGCGCACCACGCGCCGGCTGGAGCGGGCGCTGCACCGCATCAAGCTGCTCAAGGACGAGATCGACGACTACTACGCCAACTTCCGGGTCAACCGCGACCTGCTGGAGCTGCGCAACCTGGTCGTCTGCGCAGAACTGATCGTGCGCTCGGCCCTGATGCGTCACGAAAGCCGCGGCCTGCACTACAGCCGTGATTTCCCGCACACCCTGCCGGTCAGCTTCCCGACGGTGCTGACGCGCAAGGCCAAGAGCCGCTAG